The following are encoded together in the Lathyrus oleraceus cultivar Zhongwan6 chromosome 3, CAAS_Psat_ZW6_1.0, whole genome shotgun sequence genome:
- the LOC127131406 gene encoding uncharacterized protein LOC127131406 yields MDVKSTFLNGPIDEEVYVSQPPGFELKGKDHMMYILYKALYGQKLEDDNDGGRVDATMYKHMIGSLRSKHIETRFHYIREQMNKGRLIMRYCHTKDQIIDILTKVEKEEQFSKLDIDMGMVAFDSEVGITSRSIASKALMASESTTSEGFRDWNSLAFEEVSSKGVRGCSNMAYEVLIAFEPSSSKGVRGGNYI; encoded by the exons ATGGATGTAAAATCTACATTTCTAAATGGTCCTATTGATGAAGAGGTATACGTGTctcaacctccaggctttgaatTAAAGGGAAAAGATCATATGATGTATATACTATACAAGGCTTTGTATG GTCAAAAGCTGGAAGATGATAATGATGGAGGAAGGGTAGATGCCACCATGTACAAGCATATGATTGGATCATTAAG ATCCAAACATATTGAAACAAGGTTTCATTACATAAGGGAGCAAATGAACAAAGGTAGGTTGATAATGAGATATTGTCATACCAAGGACCAAATTATCGATATCTTGACTAAGGTAGAAAAAGAAGAACAATTTTCTAAGCTGGATATAGACATGGGAATGGTGGCATTTGATTCAGAGGTTGGAATAACTTCGAGATCAATAGCCTCTAAAGCTTTGATGGCTTCTGAGTCAACAACCTCTGAAGGTTTCAGAGACTGGAATAGCCTAGCCTTTGAAGAGGTATCCTCTAAAGGAGTCAGAGGATGTAGCAACATGGCCTATGAAGTGTTGATAGCTTTTGAACCATCATCCTCTAAAGGAGTCAGAGGTGGGAACTACATCTGA